One Microbacterium sp. W4I20 DNA window includes the following coding sequences:
- a CDS encoding endonuclease/exonuclease/phosphatase family protein, with protein sequence MLRLLGILFTVLLAIAAAITVWPQFFHLEQTYPFAQLVSVRGLVLGGFLILAVLALLLMFARPLRGFAASVLIVSLLAAGAVGVVGATRGFGASALPEKTESSVRVLTWNTAGEAVSAEQIAQQVLEQGADIVALPETTEAVGEQIALMLREQGHPMWVHHVQFRPDVPNGPQSWQTTVLVAPDLGEYSVIESSKDGTSNTGSVPSAVLMPIDGSGPTIVAVHAVAPRMEEMEQWRSDLQWIADQCPAGDFILAGDFNATVDHMAPLGVEGGDIGYCRDVASRTGSGLAGTWPSSLPPLAGAPIDHVMASPNWAPSGSLVLDDAGGSDHRALVVQLEPAG encoded by the coding sequence ATGCTTCGACTACTGGGGATCCTGTTCACCGTGCTGCTCGCGATCGCCGCGGCCATCACGGTGTGGCCGCAGTTCTTCCACCTCGAGCAGACCTATCCGTTCGCACAGCTCGTGTCGGTTCGCGGGCTGGTCCTAGGCGGTTTCCTGATCCTCGCGGTGCTCGCGCTGCTGCTGATGTTCGCCCGGCCGCTGCGCGGCTTCGCAGCATCCGTCCTGATCGTCTCGCTGCTCGCGGCAGGGGCCGTCGGCGTGGTCGGGGCCACCCGCGGCTTCGGAGCGTCGGCGCTCCCCGAGAAGACCGAGAGCAGCGTGCGCGTGCTCACCTGGAACACCGCCGGTGAGGCGGTCTCCGCCGAGCAGATCGCGCAGCAGGTCCTCGAGCAGGGGGCCGACATCGTTGCGCTCCCCGAGACGACCGAGGCCGTCGGCGAGCAGATCGCCCTGATGCTGCGCGAGCAGGGGCATCCGATGTGGGTGCACCACGTGCAGTTCCGGCCCGACGTGCCGAACGGACCGCAGTCCTGGCAAACGACCGTGCTCGTCGCGCCCGATCTCGGCGAGTACTCGGTGATCGAGTCGTCGAAGGACGGCACGAGCAACACCGGTTCGGTGCCGAGCGCGGTCCTGATGCCGATCGACGGCTCAGGACCGACGATCGTCGCCGTGCACGCGGTGGCGCCGCGCATGGAGGAGATGGAGCAGTGGCGGAGCGATCTCCAGTGGATCGCCGACCAGTGCCCGGCGGGCGACTTCATCCTCGCCGGTGACTTCAACGCGACTGTCGACCACATGGCGCCGCTGGGTGTCGAGGGCGGCGACATCGGGTACTGCCGCGACGTGGCCTCCCGCACGGGCAGCGGACTCGCCGGCACCTGGCCGAGCTCGCTGCCGCCGCTGGCCGGCGCGCCGATCGATCATGTGATGGCTTCGCCGAACTGGGCGCCGTCCGGCTCCCTCGTGCTCGACGACGCGGGCGGGAGCGACCACCGCGCCCTCGTCGTGCAGCTGGAGCCGGCCGGCTGA
- a CDS encoding aminopeptidase P family protein produces the protein MSTGERDTIAEAAVEIPAEATTEAVENSTTNRKQPFPQGFLDTISTGWAERPETLPAPRAQASFAAARRAAVSAAFPGKRLVIPAGSLKQRSNDTDYVFRAHSAFAHLTGWASDAEPDSVLVFEPTDGGHDVTLHFRERADRTTTEFYADATVGEFWIGPRPSLAGVAGDLDIATSHLHEYLPVDGELVLEDDEDLTRFVSELRLIKDEFEIAEMRHAVEITAKGFDDIIRELPQAIDHARGERVVEGVFHRRAREDGNGEGYDTIAASGPHACYLHWTRNDGGVVPGDLILVDAGVEADSLYTADITRTLPVSGRFTEVQRRVYETVREAADAAFAAARVGVRFRDVHAAAMTVIAQRTAEWGLLPVTAEEALDADKGGQHRRYMVHGTSHHLGIDVHDCAQARREMYYDGILAPGMVFTIEPGLYFQIDDLTVPAELRGIGVRIEDDILMTADGPVNLSADIPRTADEVEAWIARLQS, from the coding sequence ATGAGCACCGGAGAGCGCGACACGATCGCAGAAGCCGCCGTAGAGATCCCCGCCGAGGCCACGACCGAGGCCGTGGAGAACAGCACCACGAACCGCAAGCAGCCCTTTCCGCAGGGCTTCCTCGACACCATCTCGACCGGGTGGGCCGAGCGGCCGGAGACCCTCCCCGCTCCCCGGGCCCAGGCGAGCTTCGCAGCGGCGCGTCGCGCAGCGGTGTCGGCGGCGTTCCCGGGCAAGCGCCTGGTGATCCCGGCAGGATCCCTCAAGCAGCGCAGCAACGACACCGACTACGTGTTCCGCGCGCACTCCGCCTTCGCGCACCTCACCGGCTGGGCGTCCGATGCCGAGCCCGACTCGGTCCTCGTCTTCGAGCCCACCGACGGCGGACATGACGTCACCCTCCACTTCCGCGAGCGCGCCGACCGCACCACCACCGAGTTCTACGCTGACGCGACCGTCGGCGAGTTCTGGATCGGCCCGCGGCCGTCGCTCGCCGGCGTGGCCGGCGATCTCGACATCGCGACCTCGCACCTGCACGAGTATCTGCCGGTCGACGGCGAACTCGTCCTCGAAGACGACGAGGACCTCACCCGCTTCGTCTCCGAGCTGCGCCTGATCAAGGACGAGTTCGAGATCGCCGAGATGCGTCACGCGGTGGAGATCACCGCGAAGGGGTTCGACGACATCATCCGCGAACTGCCCCAAGCGATCGACCACGCCCGCGGCGAGCGCGTCGTCGAGGGTGTCTTCCACCGGCGGGCCCGGGAAGACGGCAACGGCGAGGGGTATGACACCATCGCCGCGTCCGGTCCGCACGCGTGCTACCTGCACTGGACGCGCAACGACGGCGGGGTGGTGCCCGGCGACCTGATCCTGGTCGACGCCGGCGTCGAGGCCGACAGCCTCTACACCGCCGACATCACTCGCACGCTCCCCGTCTCCGGCAGGTTCACCGAGGTACAGCGCCGCGTGTACGAGACGGTGCGCGAAGCAGCGGATGCCGCGTTCGCCGCGGCCCGCGTCGGTGTCCGCTTCCGCGATGTGCACGCGGCCGCCATGACCGTGATCGCCCAGCGCACGGCCGAGTGGGGTCTGCTGCCGGTCACGGCGGAGGAGGCGCTCGATGCGGACAAGGGCGGCCAGCACCGTCGTTACATGGTGCACGGCACCTCGCACCACCTCGGCATCGACGTGCACGACTGCGCGCAGGCGCGTCGGGAGATGTACTACGACGGCATCCTCGCGCCGGGCATGGTCTTCACGATCGAGCCGGGCCTGTACTTCCAGATCGACGACCTCACGGTGCCGGCGGAGCTGCGCGGCATCGGCGTGCGCATCGAGGACGACATCCTGATGACGGCCGACGGCCCGGTGAACCTGTCGGCGGACATCCCCCGCACCGCCGACGAGGTCGAGGCCTGGATCGCCCGGCTGCAGAGCTGA
- a CDS encoding phosphotransferase, which translates to MHEGELTLDDAAAGQLIARRFPELGELPLRRVDTAGTVNTIVRVGDELVARFPLLGASEAELTGEAAAMDEFSSMSPFAAPRSFGIAPPSDGYPSAWSVQTWVEGELADPERDAASELLAADLASLITALRAADVRGRVFDGHGRGGDLLDHEEWVAHCLEQSGHLIDEPRATALWARLRMLPPSGADVMSHRDLTPFNLLVGGQDGAARLCGVLDTGGFGPADRALDLVAAWHLLDAPARQVLRDDVGAGEVEWRRGAAWAFQQAMGLVWYYEQSNPPMSALGLSTMRRLLTDEELSALA; encoded by the coding sequence ATGCACGAGGGCGAACTCACGCTCGACGACGCGGCGGCGGGACAACTCATCGCACGGCGGTTCCCCGAGCTGGGTGAGCTGCCGCTGCGGCGGGTCGACACCGCCGGCACGGTGAACACCATCGTCCGCGTGGGTGATGAGCTCGTCGCGCGCTTCCCGCTCCTCGGCGCCTCGGAGGCGGAGCTGACCGGCGAGGCGGCGGCGATGGACGAGTTCTCATCGATGAGTCCGTTCGCCGCGCCTCGATCGTTCGGCATCGCTCCCCCGTCGGACGGGTATCCCTCCGCGTGGTCGGTGCAGACGTGGGTGGAGGGCGAGCTCGCCGATCCGGAGCGGGATGCCGCATCGGAACTGCTCGCTGCGGATCTCGCGTCGCTCATCACCGCGCTGCGTGCGGCCGATGTGCGGGGACGCGTGTTCGACGGTCACGGCCGTGGCGGCGATCTCCTCGACCACGAGGAGTGGGTCGCGCACTGTCTCGAGCAGAGCGGGCATCTGATCGACGAGCCGCGTGCGACGGCGCTGTGGGCGAGGCTGCGCATGCTGCCACCCTCGGGCGCGGACGTCATGAGCCACCGCGACCTCACGCCCTTCAACCTGCTGGTCGGCGGGCAGGACGGTGCAGCCCGACTGTGTGGCGTGCTCGACACCGGCGGTTTCGGACCGGCCGACCGCGCGCTGGACCTCGTCGCCGCGTGGCACCTGCTCGATGCACCGGCGCGACAGGTGCTGCGCGACGACGTCGGAGCGGGCGAGGTCGAGTGGCGGCGCGGAGCGGCCTGGGCGTTCCAGCAGGCGATGGGCCTCGTCTGGTACTACGAGCAGTCGAACCCTCCGATGAGTGCTCTCGGACTCTCCACGATGCGCCGTTTGCTCACCGACGAGGAGCTGTCGGCGCTCGCCTGA
- a CDS encoding metallophosphoesterase has product MSLERIALISDIHGNLTALEAVLDDIAARGIRRIINLGDTAGKGPRGDEAVIRCREVCEVSVRGNWDDFLAGIPDDGPPEMVWWRDELSEASRKWLSELPLSLDLELSGRRIRLFHASAESPHVRVHFHHTPEQFAGMFENTAMTGDGPLPDVVGYGDIHDAYIESEDGRTLFNVGSVGNPLDEPTPSYVILEGGASASDPFGVQFVRVPYDIEAEIAVAEARDMPARDVWAVELRTAVFRGRQA; this is encoded by the coding sequence GTGAGTCTTGAACGCATCGCTCTGATCTCCGACATTCACGGCAACCTGACCGCCCTCGAAGCCGTGCTCGACGACATCGCGGCACGCGGCATCCGGCGCATCATCAACCTGGGTGACACCGCGGGCAAGGGTCCGCGCGGTGACGAGGCCGTGATCCGTTGCCGCGAGGTGTGCGAGGTCAGCGTGCGCGGCAACTGGGACGACTTCCTCGCCGGCATCCCCGATGACGGCCCGCCGGAGATGGTCTGGTGGCGCGACGAGCTGTCGGAGGCGAGTAGGAAGTGGCTGTCCGAGCTGCCCCTGAGTCTCGACCTGGAGCTGAGTGGGCGGCGCATCCGGCTGTTCCACGCGTCGGCCGAGAGCCCGCACGTGCGGGTGCACTTCCACCACACGCCCGAGCAGTTCGCGGGCATGTTCGAGAACACCGCGATGACCGGCGACGGTCCGCTTCCCGACGTCGTCGGCTACGGCGACATCCACGATGCGTACATCGAGTCCGAAGACGGGCGGACCCTGTTCAACGTCGGCAGCGTCGGCAATCCGCTCGACGAGCCCACGCCGTCGTATGTGATCCTCGAGGGCGGCGCCTCCGCCTCCGACCCGTTCGGAGTGCAGTTCGTGCGGGTGCCCTACGACATCGAGGCTGAGATCGCGGTCGCCGAGGCGCGCGACATGCCGGCCCGCGACGTCTGGGCGGTCGAACTCCGGACCGCCGTCTTCCGCGGGAGGCAGGCGTGA
- a CDS encoding alpha/beta family hydrolase — MVDIALELPTGPTSISADWIAGDSGATVIIAHGAGTGKDHPFLTGFAEALGELGFSTLRFNFPYVEQGRRMPGPAAHAIATWRAVVAFARETDPGATIWATGKSYGGRMASMAVADGLVVDGLAYLGYPLHAPGKPEKPRIEHLPAIGVPQLFVEGTNDPFIQPVEQFEEAVATCQEAEVVWIDGGGHTFEVKGRKRPASEIGASLAPFVAEFVRR, encoded by the coding sequence ATGGTCGACATCGCGCTCGAGCTGCCGACCGGCCCCACATCGATCTCTGCGGACTGGATCGCCGGCGACAGCGGCGCGACGGTGATCATCGCGCACGGCGCCGGCACCGGGAAGGACCACCCCTTCCTCACCGGTTTCGCCGAAGCACTCGGCGAGCTGGGCTTCTCCACGCTGCGCTTCAACTTTCCGTACGTGGAACAGGGGCGGCGGATGCCGGGGCCGGCGGCGCACGCGATCGCCACCTGGCGCGCGGTGGTGGCTTTCGCGCGCGAGACCGACCCCGGTGCGACGATCTGGGCGACCGGCAAATCCTACGGCGGACGGATGGCGTCCATGGCGGTCGCCGACGGGCTCGTCGTCGACGGGCTCGCGTACCTCGGCTACCCGCTCCACGCACCCGGCAAGCCGGAGAAGCCGCGCATCGAGCACCTGCCGGCCATCGGCGTGCCGCAGCTGTTCGTCGAGGGCACGAACGATCCGTTCATCCAGCCGGTCGAACAGTTCGAGGAAGCCGTGGCGACGTGTCAGGAGGCCGAGGTCGTCTGGATCGACGGCGGCGGGCACACGTTCGAGGTGAAGGGCCGCAAGCGCCCGGCATCCGAGATCGGGGCGTCCCTGGCTCCATTCGTTGCGGAGTTCGTCCGGCGCTGA
- a CDS encoding general stress protein, which yields MSMLNRPVNGSDTGEIVASTRDYESAQKTVSKLIAGEVPARDIAIVGQSVRTVERVTGKLGYAAAARSGAINGVLIGLFLSAILVLGNPEVPIQLFVGFVFIGVAVGMLLSLVTYAIVRRRRDFASVTQFAADHYEVTVMATSLSKARNVLGAAQVAPVRPPVNLDEPPRYGERIPAGAPVPAPEPAPAPEPSPAPAGDPAPAPEPAPEPVVPPRPADPVAQPDGPGTGPATPQAGV from the coding sequence ATGAGCATGCTGAACCGACCTGTGAACGGTAGCGACACCGGCGAGATCGTCGCCTCGACGCGCGACTATGAGAGCGCGCAGAAGACGGTGTCGAAGCTGATCGCGGGGGAGGTGCCGGCCCGGGACATCGCGATCGTCGGGCAGAGCGTGCGCACGGTCGAGCGGGTCACCGGGAAGCTGGGCTACGCGGCTGCGGCGCGATCCGGTGCGATCAACGGCGTGCTGATCGGACTCTTCCTCTCCGCGATCCTGGTGCTCGGCAACCCGGAGGTGCCGATCCAGCTGTTCGTCGGCTTCGTCTTCATCGGCGTGGCCGTGGGCATGCTGCTGAGCCTCGTGACCTACGCGATCGTGCGTCGTCGTCGCGACTTCGCGAGCGTCACCCAGTTCGCCGCCGATCACTACGAGGTCACGGTGATGGCCACGTCGCTCTCGAAGGCACGCAACGTCCTCGGTGCGGCTCAGGTCGCCCCCGTGCGACCCCCGGTGAACCTCGACGAGCCTCCCCGGTACGGCGAGCGGATCCCGGCCGGCGCGCCTGTGCCCGCCCCGGAGCCTGCTCCTGCTCCGGAACCGTCTCCCGCTCCCGCCGGCGACCCGGCACCCGCTCCCGAGCCTGCTCCGGAGCCTGTCGTGCCGCCGCGTCCGGCGGATCCGGTGGCGCAGCCCGACGGTCCCGGCACGGGACCGGCGACGCCGCAGGCCGGCGTCTGA
- a CDS encoding magnesium transporter MgtE N-terminal domain-containing protein has translation MSTQRVFAARLAGCAVFDPVGDRLGKVRDVVIVYRSTAAPRVIGLVVEIPGRRQVFLSIGRVTSIRAGQVISTGLINVRRFSPRAGEVRVLAEMLGRRMTFADGSGTAVIEDVAIEPNRLGEWAVSQLFLRRPKTSASPFAKGPTTFAAWSEVVEKRAPGESQSAEQLVASYAELHAADLANTLLDLPQKRMIEVAEELSDDRLADALEEMPEDDQVHILDWLGDERAADILDQMEPDDAADLLAQLPPKRLEQLLELMEPEEAEDVRMLLRYGPDTAGGLMTPEPIILSADATIAEALALIRRHELHPALASAVFVTLPPFETPTGRLLGMVHFQRMLRYPPHERLGGIMDDSLDPVPANASAAEVARLLASYDLVSLPVVDAARRLVGAVSIDDVLDYLLPDDWRSHDSEDTATTTEEVR, from the coding sequence GTGAGCACACAACGGGTATTCGCCGCGCGCCTGGCCGGGTGCGCCGTCTTCGACCCCGTCGGCGATCGGCTCGGCAAAGTCCGAGATGTCGTCATCGTGTATCGAAGTACCGCTGCTCCGCGTGTGATCGGCCTCGTGGTCGAGATCCCCGGCCGTCGTCAAGTGTTCCTCTCGATCGGACGGGTCACCTCGATCCGCGCCGGGCAGGTCATCAGCACCGGACTCATCAACGTGCGACGGTTCTCTCCGCGCGCCGGTGAGGTGCGCGTGCTCGCCGAGATGCTCGGCCGGCGGATGACCTTCGCCGACGGCAGCGGCACCGCCGTGATCGAAGACGTCGCGATCGAGCCGAACCGCCTCGGCGAGTGGGCCGTCAGCCAGCTCTTCCTGCGACGGCCGAAGACGAGCGCCTCGCCGTTCGCCAAGGGGCCGACCACCTTCGCCGCCTGGAGCGAGGTCGTCGAGAAGCGCGCGCCCGGCGAGTCTCAGTCCGCGGAGCAGCTGGTCGCGTCGTACGCCGAGCTGCACGCCGCCGACCTCGCCAACACACTCCTCGACCTGCCGCAGAAGCGCATGATCGAGGTCGCCGAGGAACTCTCCGACGACCGGCTCGCCGACGCTCTCGAGGAGATGCCGGAAGACGATCAGGTGCACATCCTCGATTGGCTGGGCGACGAGCGCGCCGCCGACATCCTGGATCAGATGGAACCGGACGATGCCGCCGACCTGCTCGCTCAGCTGCCGCCGAAGCGCCTCGAGCAGCTCCTCGAGCTGATGGAACCCGAGGAGGCCGAAGACGTCAGGATGCTCCTGCGCTACGGCCCCGACACCGCCGGTGGCCTGATGACCCCCGAGCCGATCATCCTCTCGGCCGACGCCACGATCGCGGAGGCGCTCGCGCTGATCCGCCGCCATGAGCTGCACCCGGCTCTGGCATCCGCCGTCTTCGTGACCCTTCCCCCGTTCGAGACACCCACCGGTCGCCTGCTCGGCATGGTGCATTTCCAGCGGATGCTGCGCTACCCGCCGCACGAGCGGCTCGGCGGCATCATGGACGACAGTCTCGACCCGGTGCCCGCCAACGCGTCGGCCGCCGAGGTGGCGCGCCTGCTGGCGAGCTACGACCTCGTCTCGCTCCCTGTGGTCGACGCGGCGCGCCGCCTGGTCGGGGCGGTGAGCATCGACGACGTGCTCGACTACCTCCTCCCCGACGACTGGCGGTCGCACGACAGTGAAGACACCGCGACGACGACCGAGGAGGTGCGCTGA
- a CDS encoding DUF1003 domain-containing protein — protein MARNAPRLDAPLGRGTTRQRPTSRDRFGRFTEWVARAMGTPAFLLMLTLFCVAWILWNTLTPDNLRFDDAALGFTALTLMLSLQASYAAPLILLAQNRQDDRDRVQIEQDRQRAERNLADTEYLAREIVALRMALEERNTQLVTRDVLRQELKTLLAELDHDEEKSADERSAGGAPS, from the coding sequence ATGGCACGCAATGCGCCCCGCCTCGATGCCCCGCTCGGCCGCGGAACCACGCGGCAGCGCCCGACCTCACGCGACCGTTTCGGCCGTTTCACGGAATGGGTCGCCCGCGCGATGGGCACCCCGGCGTTCCTGCTCATGCTCACGCTGTTCTGCGTGGCGTGGATCCTCTGGAACACGCTGACACCCGACAACCTGCGGTTCGATGACGCCGCGCTCGGGTTCACGGCGCTCACCCTCATGCTCTCGCTGCAGGCCTCGTACGCGGCGCCCCTGATCCTGCTCGCACAGAACCGGCAGGACGACCGCGACCGCGTGCAGATCGAGCAGGACCGCCAGCGTGCAGAGCGCAACCTCGCCGACACCGAGTACCTCGCCCGCGAGATCGTCGCGCTGCGGATGGCGCTCGAGGAGCGCAACACCCAGCTCGTGACACGGGACGTGCTGCGCCAGGAGCTGAAGACGCTGCTCGCGGAGCTCGACCATGACGAGGAGAAGTCCGCCGACGAGCGATCCGCCGGCGGCGCCCCGTCATGA
- a CDS encoding Mrp/NBP35 family ATP-binding protein, whose protein sequence is MTAAERVRAAVAAVTDPELRRPIGDLDMVRDIEVEGDRAIVGIVLTIVGCPAAARIESDVRQAAASVPGIESVDLTIGVMTPAERKALTEKLRDGRPARQMPFGPDSLTRVILVSSGKGGVGKSTVTANLAVALADQGLAVGLVDADVHGFSIPGLLGIPAGTQPTRIDDLMLPPVAHGVKTISIGMFLRDGEAVVAWRGPMLHRTVSQFLTDVFFGDLDVLLIDMPPGTGDIAISIGQLLPHAEVLVVTTPQTAASDVAIRSGLVARQTGQRVIGVIENMAAFALPDGTVVDLFGTGGGAAVAAALSESGDPVPLLASIPLSPALREGGDSGIPVVTGDTTDAAAVMIRDLAKSLARQGRGLAGRSLPMSIG, encoded by the coding sequence ATGACCGCGGCAGAGAGAGTCCGTGCTGCGGTCGCCGCGGTCACGGATCCCGAACTGCGCCGTCCGATCGGCGACCTCGACATGGTGCGCGACATCGAGGTCGAGGGCGACCGCGCGATCGTCGGTATCGTGCTCACGATCGTCGGGTGCCCGGCCGCGGCGCGCATCGAATCGGATGTCCGGCAGGCCGCGGCATCCGTCCCCGGCATCGAGTCCGTCGACCTCACGATCGGCGTGATGACGCCGGCCGAGCGCAAGGCACTGACCGAGAAGCTCCGCGACGGCCGGCCTGCGCGTCAGATGCCGTTCGGACCCGACTCGCTCACCCGTGTGATCCTCGTCTCGAGCGGCAAGGGCGGGGTGGGCAAGTCGACGGTCACCGCGAACCTCGCCGTCGCCCTCGCCGATCAGGGACTCGCCGTCGGGCTCGTCGACGCCGATGTGCACGGCTTCTCGATACCCGGGCTGCTCGGCATCCCGGCGGGCACGCAGCCCACGCGCATCGACGACCTCATGCTGCCGCCGGTCGCGCACGGGGTGAAGACGATCTCCATCGGCATGTTCCTCCGCGACGGCGAGGCCGTGGTCGCCTGGCGGGGACCTATGCTGCACCGCACGGTCTCGCAGTTCCTCACCGACGTGTTCTTCGGCGACCTCGACGTGCTCCTCATCGACATGCCTCCGGGCACCGGCGACATCGCCATCTCGATCGGCCAGCTGCTCCCCCACGCCGAGGTGCTCGTCGTCACGACGCCACAGACCGCGGCATCCGACGTCGCGATCCGCAGTGGGCTCGTCGCGCGACAGACCGGACAGCGCGTCATCGGGGTCATCGAGAACATGGCGGCGTTCGCGCTCCCGGACGGCACGGTCGTCGACCTGTTCGGAACGGGCGGCGGCGCGGCCGTGGCCGCAGCACTCTCCGAGTCCGGCGATCCGGTGCCGTTGCTCGCCTCGATCCCGCTGAGTCCGGCGCTGCGCGAGGGCGGCGACTCCGGAATCCCGGTCGTGACCGGAGATACGACGGATGCGGCCGCCGTCATGATCCGCGACCTCGCGAAGTCTCTCGCCCGCCAGGGCCGCGGACTGGCGGGGCGTTCCCTGCCGATGTCGATCGGCTAA
- a CDS encoding twin-arginine translocase TatA/TatE family subunit: MTFGLTFEKMLLIGLIAVLIIGPDRLPKAAESFARMVRKAGEYLRDTKSKMRDEIGPDLDDVDWRKLDPRQYDPRRIIRDALMEEPQPATAVKARSTIMEPVAPRVRQEFTAENRPPYDLEAT, encoded by the coding sequence ATGACGTTCGGGCTCACATTCGAGAAGATGCTGCTGATCGGCCTCATCGCTGTGCTCATCATCGGTCCCGACCGTCTGCCCAAGGCCGCCGAGAGCTTCGCCCGCATGGTGCGCAAGGCCGGTGAGTACCTCCGCGACACCAAGTCGAAGATGCGCGACGAGATCGGACCCGATCTCGACGACGTCGACTGGCGCAAGCTCGACCCGCGGCAGTACGACCCGCGTCGCATCATCCGCGATGCGCTCATGGAGGAGCCGCAGCCCGCCACCGCGGTGAAGGCGCGCTCCACCATCATGGAGCCCGTCGCACCGCGTGTGCGCCAGGAGTTCACCGCCGAGAACCGGCCCCCGTACGACCTCGAAGCCACGTGA
- a CDS encoding O-methyltransferase — MSEHEANARFLRESIVEPDAIARARAHALELGAAPISAVVGSQIAVLAAATSARSIVEIGTGAGVSGLWLLRGAPTAVLTSIDNEPEHLAAARQAFSEAKVPSTKARFITGRASDVLPRMNEASYDIVLVDADPENVIAYVEHGLRLARQGGIVLVPRVLAGGRVADPVQRDEITAAYRSLVQETQESSAVLATVSPAGEGLLQLISLADRG, encoded by the coding sequence ATGAGCGAGCACGAAGCGAACGCACGTTTCCTTCGCGAATCCATCGTCGAGCCGGATGCCATCGCCCGCGCCCGCGCGCACGCACTCGAGCTGGGTGCCGCTCCGATCAGCGCGGTCGTCGGCTCGCAGATCGCGGTGCTCGCCGCGGCGACGTCTGCGCGATCGATCGTCGAGATCGGCACGGGTGCCGGTGTCTCCGGTCTCTGGCTGCTGCGGGGCGCACCGACGGCCGTCCTGACCTCGATCGACAACGAACCCGAGCACCTCGCCGCCGCGCGACAGGCGTTCTCCGAGGCCAAGGTGCCGTCAACCAAAGCCCGGTTCATCACCGGTCGGGCGTCCGACGTCCTGCCACGGATGAACGAGGCGTCCTACGACATCGTCCTGGTCGACGCCGATCCGGAGAACGTCATCGCTTACGTCGAGCATGGTCTGCGGCTCGCTCGCCAGGGCGGCATCGTGCTCGTCCCCCGGGTGCTCGCCGGCGGACGCGTCGCCGACCCTGTGCAGCGCGACGAGATCACCGCGGCCTACCGGTCACTCGTGCAGGAGACGCAGGAGTCGTCGGCCGTGCTGGCGACGGTCTCCCCGGCGGGCGAAGGTCTGCTGCAGCTGATCAGCCTCGCCGATCGCGGCTGA
- a CDS encoding DUF3117 domain-containing protein: MAAMKPRTGDGPMEAVKEGRLIIVRVPLEGGGRLVVSVNDAEAKELHDVLAAVVAPA; the protein is encoded by the coding sequence ATGGCAGCGATGAAGCCGAGGACCGGAGACGGACCCATGGAGGCCGTGAAAGAAGGGCGACTCATCATCGTGCGCGTTCCGCTCGAAGGCGGCGGCCGACTGGTCGTGTCTGTGAACGACGCCGAGGCCAAGGAACTTCACGACGTGCTTGCCGCCGTCGTGGCACCGGCCTGA